The DNA sequence TCATCGCTCTCGGGTTTGAAGGCTGCGCCCAACACGGCTATCCGACGCCCGACGATGGATCCGTCACACACCTCACGAGCCAGGTCGACCATCCGCACCCGGCGACGCATGTTGATTGAGTCCACCTCCCGGAGGAAGGTGAGGGCCTGGTCGACACCCAGCTCGCCGGCTCTGGCCATGAAGGCACGGATGTCCTTGGGCAGGCAGCCACCGCCGAAACCGAGTCCGGCATTGAGGAACTGCCGACCGATGCGGACATCGTGGCCGATCGCGTCGGCCAGCTGCGTGACGTCGCCACCCGTTGCCTCACAGAGCTCGGCCATGGCATTGATGAAGGAGATCTTCGTTGCCAGGAAGGAATTCGCTGCCACCTTGACCAGCTGCGCGGTGGTGTAGTCCGTGATCACCTGCGGAGTGCCTTCGGCCAGGGTCTTGGCGTACACCTTGTTGAGAGTGGCCACAGCCTGTGCACCAGCCTCATCCTCAGGCACCCCGTACACCAGCCGGTCCGGGTGAAGTGTGTCGTGAACCGCATGCCCCTCCCGCAGGAACTCGGGGTTCCAGACCAGGGTGGCGGCAGGCTCCGTGGCGGTGATCTGAGCCGCCAGCCGCTCAGCGGTTCCAACAGGAACCGTGGACTTGCCGACGACCAGATCTCCCGGCTTCAGATAGGGCAGCAACGTGGCCACCGCAGCATCAACATGGCGAAGGTCGGCCGAGTTTTCTCCCCGCTTCTGCGGCGTTCCGACGCAGATGAAATGAACGGTTGCCCGCGCAACGGACGACGGTGCGCTCGAGAACGTCAGCTTCCCCGTGCTCATGGCATCGGCAAGGAAGTCAGGTAGCTGTGGTTCGAAGAAGGGCGCCTCCGCACGCGACAGCCTCTCGATCTTGGCAGCGTCGACATCAAACCCGACCACCTCGTGTCCGAGGGTGGCCATGCATGCCGCGTGCACAGCCCCGAGGTAGCCGCAGCCGATCACCGAGATGCGGCAGGCCGGATGGTCTCGGCCCGTCATGTCCAGCTGCTTCGGCCTCGTGCGATCGCGCTGCGGCCTCTTCGGCGTCACCGAGGGCTCCGCTCAAGGATGAATCGTCTGAGTTCTGCGCTGTCGGCGAGATCGACATAGCGGTTCTCGATGCTGTTCGATGCGGCCTGGGGCGACCTCTCGGGCTCATCGGTCTCCGCTGCCTGAGGGACGCGCCCCGACAGGGCGTCATAGACGTTGAGGTACTTCTCCGACTGCGGCCGCCAGTCGAGCTCACGGGAGACGCGCTCTCGCGCCCGCAGCCCCATCTCGAGACGCAGGTCGGGGTCGTCGAGGAGAAGCTCGACGGCGTCGGCGAAGGCGTTCACATTTCCGGACTCGACATAAAGGACAGCATCGCCACCTGACACCCGTGTCTCCACCAGGTCGAAGGAGACCGAGGGAAGTGCATAGGCCATGTATTCCATCGTCTTGTTCATGGTGGAGACGTCATTCAGCGGCGTCTTGAGATCAGGGCACAGGCCGACGTCCGCTGCACTCAGATGCTCGGCGATCATCTTCTTGTCCGCTCTACCGGTGAAGACCGTGTGCGACTCCAGGTCCAGGGCGATCGCCTTCTGTCGCAACTCCTCGAAGCAGTCCCCGAAACCGAGCAACGTGGCATGGACGTCTGTCCGCCCACGCCGATGGACGAGCTCGTGCATCACGTCGAGGACGATGTCGACGCCGTCCTGCGGACCC is a window from the Microlunatus panaciterrae genome containing:
- a CDS encoding UDP-glucose dehydrogenase family protein; the encoded protein is MTGRDHPACRISVIGCGYLGAVHAACMATLGHEVVGFDVDAAKIERLSRAEAPFFEPQLPDFLADAMSTGKLTFSSAPSSVARATVHFICVGTPQKRGENSADLRHVDAAVATLLPYLKPGDLVVGKSTVPVGTAERLAAQITATEPAATLVWNPEFLREGHAVHDTLHPDRLVYGVPEDEAGAQAVATLNKVYAKTLAEGTPQVITDYTTAQLVKVAANSFLATKISFINAMAELCEATGGDVTQLADAIGHDVRIGRQFLNAGLGFGGGCLPKDIRAFMARAGELGVDQALTFLREVDSINMRRRVRMVDLAREVCDGSIVGRRIAVLGAAFKPESDDVRDSPALSVAAQMSLQGADVVVTDPQAIDNASAKWPDLTFVSTVEEAAAGAELVLLLTEWKQYVRLDPAALRQCVKVPRMLDGRNALDPALWRAAGWTYRALGRK